The Actinocorallia herbida DNA window AGGCCCATTTCGGGCCCGCCTGGCCCGCGTTCAAGGCGGCCAAGACCAAGTACGACCCGTCGAAGATCCTCGCCCCCGGCCAGGGCGTCTTCTAGCCGGCGCGGGCGGGGCGCCCGGGGTGGGCGCCCCGCCTCGTCAGGCGTCCGTGAGCGCCTTGCCGTCGGGGTCCTCCTCGGGGGCCAGGCCGGGAGCCGCGCGCTTGGCCCGCAGCGCGGCCGAGACACCCGCCGCCAGCAGGCAGAGGATCGCCGATCCGTACCAGGCCGCGTCGTAGGCCCCGAGTTCGTCCCGGAGGACGCCCGCGGCGACGGCCGCCGCCGCAGCGCCGATCATGTGCGAGGCGAACACCCAGCCGAAGACGATCGCGCCGTCCGCGCCGAAGAGCCGGGCGCACAGCGCGACGGTCGGCGGCACCGTGGCCACCCAGTCGAGCCCGTACAGGACGATGAACAGGACGATCCCGGGCGAGGTCGCGCTCGGCGGGTTCCCGGACGCCAGCAGGGTCGGGAAGACGAGCAGGGACAGCCCGCGCAGCCCGTAGTAGACGAGCAGCAGCTTGGCCGGGTCGAACCTGTCGGTGAGCCAGCCGCTGAAGATGGTGCCCGCCACGTCGAAGATCCCGATGACCGCCAGCAGGCCCGCCGCGGCCTGCTCGGGCATGCCGTGGTCGTGCGCGGCCGGGATGAAGTGGGTGCCGATCAGGCCGTTCGTGCTCGCCCCGCACACGAAGAACCCGATCGCGAGGTACCAGAAGCCGCGGTGCCGGGCGGCCTCGCGCAGCGTGCGCAGGGCGTGCCCGGCCGCGCCCTCCCGCCTGACCCGGGTGACGGGGACGTCGGTGCCGTAGGCGGTGAGCCCGACCTCTTCGGGGGAGTCCCGCAGCAGGAACCAGACGAACGGGACCACGGCCAGCGCGGCGAGCGACACCACGACGGAGGCGGTCCGCCATCCGGGGCCCTCGGCGAGCGCGGCGAGGAGCGGCAGGAAGACGAGCTGCCCGGTCGCACCGCCCGCGGTGAGGACGCCCATCACCAGGCCCTTGCGGCGGGTGAACCAGCGGTCGGTCAGGGTCGCGGCGAACACCAGGGCCATCGACCCCGTGCCGAGGCCGACCAGCACCCCCCAGAGGGCGACGAGCTGCCAGCTCTCGGTCATCCAGACCGTCAGGCCGCTGCCCGCGGCGATGAGCGCGAGCGCCGCGGCGACGACCCGGCGCATCCCGAAGCGGTCCATGAGCGAGGCGGCGAACGGCGCGGTGACCCCGTACAGCACGAGGTTCACCGAGACGGCGAGCGAGACCGTCCCGCTGGACCAGCCGAACTCCTCGCGCAGCGGGTTGATCATGACGCCGGGGGTGGCGCGGAACCCCGCCGCGCCCATGATCGCGACGAGGGCGACGCCTCCGACGATCCACGCTCTGTGCAACTTCATGCGGGAAGTCTCGCCGACCCGGGCGGATGCCCGTGAGTGTCCCAAAGGACAACTAACGCAAGATTCGGGACAGTAAGA harbors:
- a CDS encoding MFS transporter, whose product is MKLHRAWIVGGVALVAIMGAAGFRATPGVMINPLREEFGWSSGTVSLAVSVNLVLYGVTAPFAASLMDRFGMRRVVAAALALIAAGSGLTVWMTESWQLVALWGVLVGLGTGSMALVFAATLTDRWFTRRKGLVMGVLTAGGATGQLVFLPLLAALAEGPGWRTASVVVSLAALAVVPFVWFLLRDSPEEVGLTAYGTDVPVTRVRREGAAGHALRTLREAARHRGFWYLAIGFFVCGASTNGLIGTHFIPAAHDHGMPEQAAAGLLAVIGIFDVAGTIFSGWLTDRFDPAKLLLVYYGLRGLSLLVFPTLLASGNPPSATSPGIVLFIVLYGLDWVATVPPTVALCARLFGADGAIVFGWVFASHMIGAAAAAVAAGVLRDELGAYDAAWYGSAILCLLAAGVSAALRAKRAAPGLAPEEDPDGKALTDA